In the Pedosphaera parvula Ellin514 genome, one interval contains:
- the glmS gene encoding glutamine--fructose-6-phosphate transaminase (isomerizing) encodes MCGIVGYIGKQSAAPIILEGLRRLEYRGYDSAGMSVLNGHGLEVRKKKGKIEEGLGKLLKTNLLLGQVGVGHTRWATHGEPSDENSHPHFDHSGKISVVHNGVVENYDRLKDRHLKAGHTFQSSTDTEVLAHLIGEHYERIKRCETEQATQNGDGLHPLTKAVTEALREVIGTYGIAVICADYPEVIVGARRGSPLIVGIGDGEHFLASDATAIALHTRQVIYLNDYDVVTLRADRFAVTSLGSDIARVQISQLEFSPEQAEKGEFEHFMLKEIFEQPRTVANAMRGRIDLEEGTAKFGGLNMSVAELRAIDQIVITACGTSWHAALVGEYLFEELAHIPVEVEYASEFRYRNAPIEKNTLVLAITQSGETADTLASLRETKRRGHKVLAICNVVGSTIAREADGGIYLHAGPEIGVASTKAFTSQVTVLSLLALFMGRIRMLSLHRGEKILKALQAVPDQMERMLEQNGEIRRIAQRFASVRNFFFLGRQYNFPVALEGALKLKEISYIHAEGYPAAEMKHGPIALIDDQTPSVVIIPSDAMYEKTLSNLEVVRARKGPVIAIATEGNEALAKQVDEIIYLPQTLEAVFPLLAVVPLQLLAYHVAVARGCDVDKPRNLAKSVTVE; translated from the coding sequence ATGTGCGGAATCGTTGGCTATATCGGGAAACAATCGGCAGCACCCATCATTCTGGAGGGCCTGCGGCGGTTGGAGTATCGCGGCTATGACAGCGCGGGAATGTCGGTGTTGAATGGGCACGGATTGGAGGTGCGCAAGAAGAAGGGAAAGATCGAGGAGGGGTTGGGGAAGTTGCTGAAAACGAATCTGCTCCTGGGCCAGGTGGGAGTGGGGCATACGCGATGGGCAACTCACGGCGAGCCATCCGACGAGAATTCGCATCCGCACTTTGATCACAGTGGGAAAATTTCGGTGGTTCATAACGGGGTGGTTGAGAATTACGACCGGTTGAAGGACCGGCACTTGAAGGCGGGACATACCTTCCAATCGAGCACCGACACGGAAGTTTTGGCGCACTTGATCGGGGAGCATTACGAACGCATCAAGCGCTGTGAGACGGAACAAGCCACGCAGAATGGGGATGGGTTGCATCCGCTGACGAAGGCGGTGACGGAGGCGTTGCGGGAGGTGATTGGGACCTATGGAATTGCGGTGATATGCGCGGATTATCCAGAGGTGATAGTGGGGGCACGTCGAGGGTCGCCATTGATCGTGGGGATTGGTGACGGGGAACATTTTCTGGCGAGCGATGCGACGGCGATCGCGTTGCACACGCGGCAGGTGATTTATTTGAATGATTACGATGTGGTGACGTTGCGAGCGGATCGGTTTGCTGTGACGTCGCTGGGTTCGGATATCGCACGTGTGCAGATCAGCCAGTTGGAATTCAGTCCTGAACAGGCGGAGAAGGGTGAGTTTGAACACTTCATGTTGAAGGAGATTTTCGAGCAGCCGCGCACAGTCGCGAATGCGATGCGGGGGCGTATTGATTTGGAGGAGGGGACGGCGAAGTTCGGTGGCTTGAATATGTCGGTGGCGGAGTTGCGGGCGATTGACCAGATTGTGATCACGGCTTGCGGGACGAGCTGGCACGCGGCATTGGTGGGGGAGTATTTGTTCGAGGAATTGGCGCACATTCCGGTGGAGGTGGAATATGCGAGCGAATTTCGGTATCGCAATGCGCCGATTGAGAAGAACACGTTGGTGCTGGCGATCACGCAATCGGGTGAGACGGCGGATACGCTGGCGAGCTTGCGGGAGACGAAGCGTCGTGGGCACAAGGTGCTGGCGATTTGTAATGTGGTGGGGAGCACGATTGCGCGGGAGGCGGATGGCGGAATTTATTTGCATGCCGGGCCGGAGATTGGGGTGGCGTCGACGAAGGCATTTACGTCACAGGTGACGGTGCTGTCGTTGTTGGCGCTGTTCATGGGGCGGATTCGGATGTTGTCGTTGCATCGCGGGGAGAAGATTTTGAAGGCGTTGCAAGCGGTGCCGGACCAGATGGAAAGGATGCTGGAGCAAAATGGAGAGATCCGGAGGATTGCGCAGAGATTTGCAAGTGTGCGAAATTTTTTCTTTTTAGGGCGGCAATATAATTTTCCCGTGGCGCTGGAGGGAGCATTGAAGTTGAAGGAGATTTCCTATATTCACGCAGAGGGTTATCCCGCAGCGGAGATGAAGCATGGGCCGATAGCATTGATTGATGACCAGACACCTAGCGTGGTGATCATTCCCAGCGATGCGATGTATGAGAAGACATTGAGCAACCTGGAAGTGGTGAGGGCACGCAAGGGGCCGGTGATTGCGATTGCGACGGAGGGGAATGAGGCGCTGGCAAAACAGGTGGATGAGATTATTTATCTGCCGCAGACCTTGGAGGCGGTATTCCCGTTGCTAGCGGTCGTGCCGCTGCAATTGCTGGCGTATCACGTGGCGGTGGCGCGAGGTTGCGATGTGGATAAGCCACGGAATCTTGCCAAGAGTGTGACGGTGGAGTGA